In the genome of Centropristis striata isolate RG_2023a ecotype Rhode Island chromosome 6, C.striata_1.0, whole genome shotgun sequence, the window GCAGTCAGAGCCTTGGGGGCTGATCGCTCCCTCAGTCTTGGCTGCAGCCGCTGCCCATGAAGAGAGTAAGAAAGCCAGCTCTGATGAGGATGTTGTTGCAGGAGTAAATGGACTCTCTCTGAGTAAGAGGTCAGCTTTATCTAGACAGAGCAGCGTGGATGGCAAGGACTGCTTTTTTCCACTGGTGGGTGAACAACCCTGCAAAATGACAACCTCGCTATCAGTTCCTTTAACCTCCAAAGCATCGTATGAGAGATCTCTAAGCCAGCACCAGCCGCTGGCAAGGCGCAGCACTGTGCCCACAGAGCAGGagaacagcagctgcagcagcagcagcagtggagtCGCTAGTCTGAGAGACACAGTGCATAGGAGACGTCTGGGGAACGATCACTATGACTCAGACTCACAGCTCTACTCAGGCTCTGCCATGTTAGACTCTCCTAAGGTCCCGGGGGAGAGAAGGAAACTCAACACGTCTCCTTTGGCAATGCTGACCAGCTCCAGAGAATCTCTAGACAGCAACGCCAGCCCATCCTCTCCCAGCACAACACACAGGCGTGCACCAGGCCTCCTAGAGAGGAGAGGCTCAGGCACGCTGCTGCTGGACCACATCTCACACACCAGGCCCGGCCACCTGCCCCCTCTCAACATCAACCCCAACCCCCCCATACCTGACATCGGGGCTAGTAGCAAGCCCTCGTCACCTCTGGCCACAGGTATTAGATCCATAGCTCCAGTAGCACCAAACACACCAAAGAGAGGCGGCCTCAAGTCCAAGAAGAAACTTGTGAGAAGGCATTCTATGCAAGTGGAGCAGATGAAACAGCTTTCAGATTTTGAAGAGCTGGCTCATTAGTTAGTGATGGTGTTTATGCAGCACATATTGTGGGGGTAGAAATGTTAACACCATAGATTGGCAGGAAGTACATCCATAGGTTCAGCTGTGTAGACTCGCAGCCATCTAGATGTTGAATAATGTagaatttataatatatatatatattatataatatatatatatatatatatatatatatatatatataaactgagCAATATAGTTAGACTTCCTCCCTGTGTTACACCCAGCCTGAAGGGTTTTACTCTTTTGACTTCACAACATCTGCTGAATATGTTTTACAGTTTTGAATGTAAATGCCAAGACACAGTACTTTTCCTCTGAACTAGCTCTCTTACATGATAATGTAATGCGTAGGGAACATACAGGGTCCATTTGTAGCCAGCAGGCCACCTGGGTGCACTTTGTGCATATGTAATTAGCACCATTAATGGACTTtcttttgaaaagaaaaatgtgatgcacTTGTCTGAGATGTAGCTTTGAGTAAGATTAAATTTGACTGTTTGTAGCAAATTTGTACAAAGTGCCTTCAAGATAaagaaacctaaaaaaaaaaagagtgggcAGATACATTTAATGTATTAGGAGCATTTTTAATTCATGATGATGTaaccaaaatgtgttttatttcaatattgTTGGTCTCACATGGAACAAAATGACGACTCAG includes:
- the ankrd34c gene encoding ankyrin repeat domain-containing protein 34C, coding for MADILELRTDGNSLLKAVWLRRLRLTRLLLEGGAYINESNERGETPLMVACMSSHVDQQSVSKSKLVKYLLDNQADPNIQDKAGRTALMQACIHKAGHEVVDHLLSNGADPSLEDRSGASALVYAINADDKQTLKLLLDACKAKGKEVIIITTDKSPSGTKTTKQYLNVPPSPELDERSSPEYCTSPSDINVTASPTPEQEQQNTVFSFQTKLKTSSSASKLANGQTSPTRRPANPKRARLPQLKRLQSEPWGLIAPSVLAAAAAHEESKKASSDEDVVAGVNGLSLSKRSALSRQSSVDGKDCFFPLVGEQPCKMTTSLSVPLTSKASYERSLSQHQPLARRSTVPTEQENSSCSSSSSGVASLRDTVHRRRLGNDHYDSDSQLYSGSAMLDSPKVPGERRKLNTSPLAMLTSSRESLDSNASPSSPSTTHRRAPGLLERRGSGTLLLDHISHTRPGHLPPLNINPNPPIPDIGASSKPSSPLATGIRSIAPVAPNTPKRGGLKSKKKLVRRHSMQVEQMKQLSDFEELAH